In the Oreochromis aureus strain Israel breed Guangdong linkage group 14, ZZ_aureus, whole genome shotgun sequence genome, one interval contains:
- the LOC116310841 gene encoding transcription regulator protein BACH1-like, which translates to MALQAPRTSVFTFQSAVHSAHVLQCLNEQRQQDVLCDVTVVVEDRSFRAHCSVLASCSEYFNSRVTSVTSQNPIITLPHEVTVEGFEPLLQFAYTSKLLFTKENIDAIHSSAEVLGFHNLESTCFDFLIPKFSESKKSSQEVKQKVCCQNRDPSASFGSRAESSQPESCESVPSGGDEQTDFPSQCPQSAQGQTNSREEHFCLENCGPQMAPLSLELTGNGMCPMLSLPCPNSDKADHPSQFCEKDILEMGDVCNQSEMSLADCGLSCELSASGDVNPPELIDPPGREIKQTVETLGAETNCIPSSCPLETSGAEDCSTLIKQSEARFEQGMTGDLSNSSMTTLSHEEGYGERSRVEREVAEHLAKGFWSDLCPSQAQPLPVDPVEQNNLAKASDFHWLKQLDLSASVGDCPFLRDLGTGDDAATHTDSLSQAEKSPCMSSSINSADDSDLDTDGDTEANNKRAEEVQLPFPVEQISALSRSEFQQLLKKHSLTQEQLDFVHDVRRRSKNRVAAQRCRKRKLDSIYQLECEIKGLKSEKEQLLQEQTELKQNLEDMQQSLCGLCKSVESCSDQDQLQILSRFSSQDIPIPSPNIVPAIELVSSECEQSGQTVQTVEVAEPQAGTEDTGCPVPTSLLSACLDMNSSL; encoded by the exons ATGGCGCTCCAAGCTCCTCGCACATCGGTGTTCACCTTCCAGTCTGCAGTGCACAGCGCCCATGTTCTGCAGTGTCTGAATGAGCAGAGACAGCAGGACGTCCTGTGTGATGTGACGGTGGTGGTGGAAGACAGGAGCTTCCGTGCTCATTGCTCTGTTTTGGCTTCTTGCAGTGAATACTTTAACAGCAGGGTCACCAGTGTCACCAGCCAGAATCCCATCATCACCTTGCCACATGAG GTGACCGTAGAGGGGTTTGAACCTTTGCTTCAATTTGCCTACACATCAAAGCTCCTTTTTACCAAAGAAAACATTGATGCTATTCACAGCAGTGCTGAGGTTTTAGGATTTCACAACTTGGAGTCGACATGCTTTGATTTTCTCATCCCAAAGTTTTCTGAAAGCAAAAAATCCTCACAGGAGGTCAAGCAAAAAGTCTGTTGCCAGAACCGGGATCCTAGTGCAAGTTTTGGCTCTCGTGCAGAGAGTAGCCAACCAGAATCATGTGAGTCAGTGCCTTCAGGAGGTGATGAACAAACAGACTTCCCGTCGCAGTGTCCACAGAGTGCACAAGGTCAGACAAACAGCAGGGAGGAACACTTCTGTTTGGAGAACTGTGGACCACAAATGGCCCCCTTATCTCTGGAGTTAACAGGAAATGGCATGTGCCCCATGTTGTCTCTGCCTTGCCCAAACTCTGACAAAGCAGATCATCCCTCACAGTTTtgtgaaaaagacattttagaGATGGGAGATGTGTGCAATCAAAGTGAGATGAGTTTGGCAGACTGCGGCTTATCCTGTGAGCTGTCAGCCTCAGGGGATGTGAATCCACCAGAACTCATTGATCCACCAGGCAGAGAAATTAAACAAACTGTTGAGACGCTTGGTGCAGAAACCAATTGCATCCCTAGCTCATGTCCACTCGAGACTTCAGGGGCAGAAGATTGCAGTACTTTAATAAAACAGAGTGAGGCTCGCTTTGAACAGGGAATGACAGGTGATCTTTCAAACTCTTCAATGACTACTCTAAGCCATGAAGAAGGATATGGCGAGAGAAGTCGCGTGGAGAGGGAGGTGGCTGAACATCTGGCAAAAGGATTCTGGTCTGACCTCTGCCCATCTCAGGCTCAGCCACTTCCTGTGGATCCAGTGGAACAAaataatctagcaaaagcatCTGACTTTCACTGGCTTAAGCAGCTGGACCTGAGTGCCAGTGTAGGAGACTGTCCCTTTCTCAGGGACCTTGGAACAGGTGATGATGCAGCTACACACACCGACAGCTTGTCTCAGGCAGAGAAGAGCCCCTGTATGTCCTCCTCAATAAACTCTGCTGATGACTCAGACCTGGACACAGATGGCGATACTGAGGCCAACAACAAAAGAGCGGAAGAG GTTCAGCTTCCATTCCCGGTGGAGCAAATCTCAGCGTTGAGCCGGAGTGAAtttcagcagcttctgaaaAAACATTCGTTGACCCAGGAGCAGCTGGACTTTGTCCATGACGTCCGTAGACGAAGTAAAAACCGTGTGGCTGCACAGCGGTGCCGGAAGAGAAAACTGGACAGCATATACCAGCTAGAATGTGAAATCAAAGGATTA AAAAGTGAGAAAGAGCAGCTGCTCCAGGAGCAAACAGAACTGAAGCAAAACCTTGAGGACATGCAGCAGAGCCTTTGTGGCCTGTGTAAAAGTGTTGAATCCTGCTCTGATCAGGACCAGTTGCAGATTCTTTCCAGATTCTCCTCGCAAGACATTCCCATCCCTTCCCCCAACATTGTTCCAGCAATTGAATTGGTAAGTTCAGAGTGTGAGCAGAGCGGGCAAACTGTACAAACAGTTGAAGTCGCTGAGCCGCAGGCCGGCACAGAGGACACGGGCTGCCCTGTTCCTACATCTCTGCTCAGTGCCTGTCTGGATATGAACAGCAGCTTATAG